In Pithys albifrons albifrons isolate INPA30051 chromosome 16, PitAlb_v1, whole genome shotgun sequence, a genomic segment contains:
- the KDM8 gene encoding bifunctional peptidase and arginyl-hydroxylase JMJD5 → MAAEGAEGLEGAGADPTLWAEVRALLPRAEEGLTLSLSGEVEGCVLPLLQRARALLYGLSGRPEAAAAAALGRLSDVLRDYSWEKLNAAPWREVGKGWRQVYAYGCLFGALAEVAAGRPLARAVRLCDLGLLLGAAVQDHALARLVRALQPRLPRGSAPRHRPRAQRVRREPPPPPPAVQPEQAIPHLHCPSLEHFRDNYLIPQRPVVLEGVMDHWPCMKNWSVDYFCQVAGCRTVPVELGARYTDEEWSQQLMTVSDFISQYILEENSVGYLAQHQLFDQIPELKEDISIPDYCCLGEGEEDDITINAWFGPGGTISPLHQDPQQNFLAQVLGRKYIRLYSPQDSENLYPHESQILHNTSQVDVEDPDLVKFPNFTKAAFQSCILTPGQILFIPVKYWHYVQSLELSFSVSFWWS, encoded by the exons ATGGCGGCGGAGGGCGCGGAGGGTCTTGAGGGCGCGGGCGCCGATCCCACGCTGTGGGCCGAGGTGCGGGCGCTGCTGCCCCGCGCCGAGGAGGGGCTGACCTTGTCGCTGAGCGGGGAGGTGGAGGGCTGCgtcctgccactgctgcagcgCGCCCGCGCTCTGCTCTACGGCCTGTCGGGCCGGcccgaggcggcggcggcggcggcgctggggCGCCTCAGCGACGTCCTGCGCGACTACTCGTGGGAGAAGCTGAACGCCGCGCCGTGGCGGGAGGTCGGCAAGGGCTGGCGGCAGGTCTACGCCTACGGCTGCCTGTTCGGGGCGCTGGCCGAGGTGGCCGCGGGCCGCCCGCTGGCGCGCGCCGTGCGCCTCTGCgacctggggctgctgctcgGCGCGGCCGTGCAGGACCACGCGCTGGCGCGCCTCGTGCGCGCGCTGCAGCCGCGCCTGCCCCGCGGGAGCGCGCCGCGACACCGGCCCCGCGCACAG AGGGTCCGgcgggagccgccgccgccgccccccgcggTGCAGCCGGAGCAGGCTATTCCACACCTGCACTGCCCTTCGCTGGAGCACTTCAGAGACAACTACCTCATTCCCCAGCGGCCCGTGGTTCTGGAGGGCGTCATGGACCACTGGCCGTGTATGAAGAACTGGAG CGTGGACTATTTTTGTCAAGTCGCAGGGTGCCGCACAGTCCCCGTGGAGTTGGGTGCCCGCTACACAGATGAAGAATGGTCTCAGCAGCTCATGACTGTCAGTGACTTCATCAGCCAGTATATCCTGGAGGAG AACAGTGTAGGATACCTTGCCCAGCACCAGCTTTTTGATCAG ATCCCAGAGCTGAAAGAAGATATCAGTATCCCTGACTACTGCTGcttgggggaaggggaagaagatGACATAACCATTAATGCTTGGTTTGGTCCAGGAGGCACAATCTCACCTCTTCATCAGGATCCCCAGCAAAATTTTTTAGCCCAG gtattaggaagaaagtaTATCCGTCTGTATTCACCACAAGATTCAGAAAACCTGTACCCACATGAAAGCCAAATTCTTCACAACACTAGTCAG gttgATGTAGAAGATCCCGACTTGGTCAAGTTTCCCAATTTCACAAAGGCTGCATTTCAGTCCTGCATTCTGACGCCTGGACAGATTCTGTTCATTCCAGTTAAATACTGGCACTACGTGCAATCACTTGAGCTCAGCTTCTCTGTCAGTTTCTGGTGGTCGTAG
- the NSMCE1 gene encoding non-structural maintenance of chromosomes element 1 homolog isoform X2, with protein sequence MAAPMTDAHRRFLQVLMSKGITEASEARKLHHHCCETDKVYYAKDKLDDFISTINRHLQPLFMQIRKGMSEEDGRPYYAVMDLIILSENGFASSTDILNLADKLRTKKMKKKEAEQVLKVFVEDKWLSEKNGEYTLHTRCIIEMEQYILSNYQDVARKCNICHSLAVQSQVCESCGIAMHLPCVRKYFKAQTEPRCPQCNELWSCDIPGVSRMNSQSP encoded by the exons ATGGCGGCTCCAATGACCGACGCTCACCGGCGGTTCCTGCAGGTTCTGATGTCTAAGGGGATAACAGAAGCATCAGAGGCCAGGAAATTACACCACCACTGCTGTGAAACTGATAAAG TGTACTATGCAAAGGATAAACTGGATGATTTCATCAGCACCATCAACAGGCACCTGCAGCCTCTGTTCATGCAGATCCGGAAAGGAATGTCAGAAGAGGATGGGAGGCCATACTATGCTGTA ATGGACCTCATAATTTTATCAGAAAATGGCTTTGCCTCATCTACAGATATTTTAAACTTAGCTGACAAACTTAggacaaagaaaatgaagaagaaggAAGCAGAACAAGTGCTGAAAGTTTTTGTGGAGGATAAGTGGCTCTCTGAG AAAAATGGAGAATATACTCTGCATACTCGCTGCATAATTGAAATGGAACAGTACATTCTCAGCAACTACCAGGATGTGGCAAGGAAATGTAACATCTGTCACAGCCTCGCTGTCCAG AGCCAAGTATGTGAATCCTGTGGAATTGCAATGCATTTACCTTGTGTCAGAAAGTACTTCAAAGCTCAGACTGAACCCCGCTGTCCACAGTGTAATGAATTATGGTCTTGTGACATCCCAG GTGTAAGTCGGATGAACTCCCAGTCGCCGTAG
- the NSMCE1 gene encoding non-structural maintenance of chromosomes element 1 homolog isoform X1 produces MAAPMTDAHRRFLQVLMSKGITEASEARKLHHHCCETDKVYYAKDKLDDFISTINRHLQPLFMQIRKGMSEEDGRPYYAVVNLAETEVTKMASDYTEIELELFRKTMDLIILSENGFASSTDILNLADKLRTKKMKKKEAEQVLKVFVEDKWLSEKNGEYTLHTRCIIEMEQYILSNYQDVARKCNICHSLAVQSQVCESCGIAMHLPCVRKYFKAQTEPRCPQCNELWSCDIPGVSRMNSQSP; encoded by the exons ATGGCGGCTCCAATGACCGACGCTCACCGGCGGTTCCTGCAGGTTCTGATGTCTAAGGGGATAACAGAAGCATCAGAGGCCAGGAAATTACACCACCACTGCTGTGAAACTGATAAAG TGTACTATGCAAAGGATAAACTGGATGATTTCATCAGCACCATCAACAGGCACCTGCAGCCTCTGTTCATGCAGATCCGGAAAGGAATGTCAGAAGAGGATGGGAGGCCATACTATGCTGTA GTGAATTTGGCAGAAACTGAAGTAACTAAAATGGCATCTGACTATACAGAAATTGAATTAGAGTTGTTTAGAAAAACA ATGGACCTCATAATTTTATCAGAAAATGGCTTTGCCTCATCTACAGATATTTTAAACTTAGCTGACAAACTTAggacaaagaaaatgaagaagaaggAAGCAGAACAAGTGCTGAAAGTTTTTGTGGAGGATAAGTGGCTCTCTGAG AAAAATGGAGAATATACTCTGCATACTCGCTGCATAATTGAAATGGAACAGTACATTCTCAGCAACTACCAGGATGTGGCAAGGAAATGTAACATCTGTCACAGCCTCGCTGTCCAG AGCCAAGTATGTGAATCCTGTGGAATTGCAATGCATTTACCTTGTGTCAGAAAGTACTTCAAAGCTCAGACTGAACCCCGCTGTCCACAGTGTAATGAATTATGGTCTTGTGACATCCCAG GTGTAAGTCGGATGAACTCCCAGTCGCCGTAG
- the IL4R gene encoding interleukin-4 receptor subunit alpha, with protein MMARLPSAAPFTLWILFFSYTTNEVMTAGPVQEFACFTDYDKELVCHWKVPAQTNCSKEFLLCYSKEISSTPNVCVPENGKDSSRCTCTICPEYFVSSLTYVLALQFNGTHMWNYNVTPALVVKPRAPKNLTIEKAENGNFNLSWEESYSPSSMLSGQPVIYELKYWRKQHPTEVSVKAINYRAKSFEITASSLRRGSDYIASLRCNYTDYPAYWSEWSEEVEFHYDYQVTAEDILQLAVPISCILIMAGSVICYFCFTKVKKELWDEIPNPAKSHLVVKNVKFSVLCYFDEIKFPFHDLKQNHMEKQISCKNCLAQSLSSQNFMGKDNIRNVEKSCSCCSKCEEWLPKGSNAVLTPDTTPFEESIEICECLTDSETESQEETDNQITMFEPCESSTGAFREHNEALANMFDALLADENNVKDNKDPDILTDERKTFEKIQLGNPSQRNPKESTAQSQRPHDISHTASLFAKASQDDYNCSTASKESELSEESFESGYRSSSINSVSLDGRDLQQMVHQGLFLCSSESEQDSCVLIQESTNKTLFETKTDRINNPANKSFDTFVSASTGLCGSAYKSFDSLMFPSVEPCGSAYKSCDTLVSPSLEPCCSAYRSFDVLVSSGKEQSSSSYKSFNALMSQSMANSSPTRCFESACSSQLPRQWETPECSCRDQIAQPASNRTHYINYRSPCSELDFPNTCSERTDFPSFSTHTSEGSSAFPSEEEIHKQVMYQNFEEKTNITSCFIAPQPSGYQHFHSAGKCNGPYCDSDNEVISRSLHEPFFGLLCNSLREAPPNTAVCQPDLRTKDSVCLIVQGPDCSVVSGLASSENDTQPSNGSPWIDSSSELSGNSNDENTSREEELLHMLELNCQDLNSRERTTKGTKQKSFNPTSKVMQESGHNKLNTACHCHPHNHFRELGDVEGSEEVLKHAEGRGAGSTGSLPASLDSIRLNFDRKSAEPMELHISDKQSPHCLVSNSSPSDSHTIHTEDSRLALAVKTRPIELLRGNSRKNKKKLNLAQALAPEDNCYMEVA; from the exons ATGATGGCAAGACTCCCAAGTGCTGCACCATTTACCCTTTGGatccttttcttttcatataCAACAAATGAAG TTATGACTGCAGGACCTGTACAGGAATTTGCATGCTTCACTGACTATGACAAAGAGCTGGTTTGTCACTGGAAGGTGCCTGCACAAACTAACTGCTCCAAAGAATTTCTGCTCTGCTATAGCAAAGAAATTTCTTCCACACC aaatgtgtgtgttcCTGAGAATGGAAAAGACAGTTCAAGGTGCACTTGCACAATATGTCCAGAGTATTTCGTATCAAGCCTCACATATGTTCTAGCTCTACAGTTCAATGGGACTCACATGTGGAATTACAATGTTACACCAGCCCTTGTTG TTAAGCCGAGGGCCCCCAAAAATCTTACCATTGAGAAAGCTGAAAATGGTAATTTCAATCTAAGCTGGGAGGAGAGCTACTCTCCTTCATCCATGCTCTCTGGACAGCCAGTCATTTATGAACTGAAATACTGGAGGAAGCAGCACCCGACAGAG GTTTCTGTAAAAGCAATTAACTACCGGGCAAAAAGCTTTGAGATCACTGCAAGCTCCTTGAGGAGAGGCTCTGATTACATTGCAAGTCTCAGGTGTAACTACACAGACTACCCGGCCTACTGGAGTGAATGGAGCGAAGAAGTTGAATTTCACTATG attacCAAGTGACAGCTGAAGACATTCTGCAACTGGCTGTGCCCATATCCTGCATACTGATCATGGCAGGATCTGTCATTTGTTACTTCTGTTTTACCAA AGTGAAGAAAGAATTGTGGGATGAAATCCCAAATCCAGCAAAGAGCCATTTGGTTGTAAAAAATGTCAAG ttttcagttttgtgCTACTTTGATGAAATTAAGTTCCCTTTCCATGACTTAAAGCAGAACCATATGGAAAAACAAAT AAGTTGCAAGAACTGTCTGGCTCAAAGTTTGTCAAGCCAAAACTTCATGGGAAAAGATAACATCAGAAATGTTGAGAAATCTTGCAGTTGCTGCAGCAAGTGTGAAGAGTGGTTGCCAAAAGGCAGCAATGCAGTTTTAACCCCTGATACAACTCCATTTGAAGAGTCTATTGAAATCTGTGAATGTTTAACAGACAGTGAGACTGAGAGCCAGGAAGAGACTGACAACCAGATCACCATGTTTGAGCCTTGTGAGAGCAGCACTGGTGCTTTCAGAGAGCATAATGAGGCACTAGCTAACATGTTTGATGCACTCCTGGCAGATGAAAATAATGTGAAAGACAATAAAGACCCAGACATCCTCACAGATGAGAGGAAAACCTTTGAGAAAATTCAGTTGGGAAATCCATCACAGCGAAATCCAAAAGAAAGCACAGCCCAGAGTCAGAGGCCACATGATATTTCTCATACAGCCTCTCTTTTTGCCAAAGCCTCTCAAGATGACTACAATTGTAGTACAGCCAGCAAGGAGTCAGAACTGTCGGAAGAATCCTTCGAATCTGGCTATCGGAGCTCCAGCataaattctgtttctctggACGGAAGAGATCTTCAGCAAATGGTTCATCAAGGCCTTTTTCTGTGCAGTTCAGAAAGTGAGCAGGACTCTTGTGTCCTGATCCAGGAATctacaaataaaacattatttgaGACCAAAACAGACAGAATAAACAACCCTGCAAACAAGAGTTTTGATACCTTTGTGTCTGCATCCACGGGGTTGTGTGGTTCTGCATATAAGAGCTTTGACTCCCTTATGTTTCCATCTGTGGAACCCTGTGGTTCTGCCTACAAGAGTTGTGACACACTTgtgtctccatccctggagcccTGTTGCTCTGCCTACAGGAGCTTTGATGTTCTTGTGTCTTCGGGCAAGGAACAAAGCAGCTCTTCATACAAGAGCTTCAATGCCCTCATGTCTCAGTCTATGGCCAACAGTAGCCCGACTCGGTGCTTTGAAAGTGCATGTTCCTCACAGCTTCCGAGACAATGGGAGACACCAGAATGCAGCTGCAGAGATCAGATTGCTCAGCCCGCTAGTAATCGGACACATTACATCAACTACAGATCTCCCTGCAGTGAGCTTGACTTTCCAAACACCTGTTCAGAACGTACTGATTTCCCATCTTTCTCCACACATACAAGTGAAGGTTCTTCAGCTTTCCCATCAGAGGAAGAAATACATAAGCAAGTAATGTATCAAAATTTTGAAGAGAAAACCAATATAACTTCTTGCTTCATTGCACCTCAGCCATCTGGTTATCAGCATTTTCATAGTGCAGGTAAATGTAATGGTCCATACTGTGACAGTGACAATGAGGTTATCTCTAGGTCACTACATGAACCCTTCTTTGGTCTTCTGTGCAACAGCCTCAGAGAAGCACCTCCAAATACTGCAGTCTGTCAACCTGACTTGAGGACAAAGGACTCCGTGTGTTTGATTGTTCAGGGTCCTGATTGCAGCGTTGTCTCAGGTTTAGCCTCTAGTGAGAATGACACACAGCCCAGTAATGGCAGCCCTTGGATCGACAGCTCTAGTGAGCTTTCTGGCAATAGCAATGATGAAAATACCAGCAGAGAGGAAGAGCTGTTGCATATGTTAGAACTGAACTGTCAAGATTtaaacagcagagaaagaacGACAAAGGGGACAAAACAGAAGAGCTTTAACCCTACTAGTAAAGTAATGCAAGAGAGTGGGCATAACAAACTGAATACTGCCTGCCACTGCCACCCACACAACCACTTTAGGGAACTTGGAGATGTAGAGGGAAGTGAAGAGGTGCTGAAGCATGCAGAAGGGAGGGGGGCTGGCTCAACAGGCAGCTTACCAGCATCACTGGACAGCATTAGGCTAAACTTTGACAGAAAAAGTGCAGAGCCCATGGAGCTCCACATCTCAGACAAGCAGTCACCTCATTGTCTTGTGAGTAACTCCAGTCCTTCTGATTCTCACACCATTCACACTGAGGACTCCAGACTGGCACTTGCAGTTAAAACAAGACCAATAGAACTGTTAAGAGGAAACAGcaggaagaacaagaaaaaattgAACCTTGCACAAGCCCTTGCCCCAGAGGACAACTGCTATATGGAGGTAGCTTAG